Sequence from the Microbacterium dextranolyticum genome:
TCACGGGATAGACGGTGCGGCCTTCGCCGCCGGCGCCGGTCGTAGCGACGGGAACGGGCTCGGACGCGCCGCACCCGGCCAGAACGGTCAGCGCGACGACGGTCGCGGCGACGACGATGAGCGGGCGGAAAGCGCGCGCGGCGTGTGACCCCATGGGACTCCTTCGGGTTTCCGAGCCCCGTGGATGCGGGGTGACGCAGAGGAAAGGGTACCCTAAGGTCGCTGGGCCGGAACTCCACGTTCCCGAGCGGAGGAGCACTACCTCCGGGACGGCGCCGACGCGACGCGCCAGCCGTCGAGGTCGGCATCGAGTCGTTCGGCATGCCCGAGCGACAGCCGGCCGATGCCGGCGTCATAACGCCGAGCGACGATCCATCGGCCGAGGCGCGTCTCCGTCGGTCCTCCGCCCGCGGATCGTGGCAGGTGTCCCCGGGAGCGGAGCCAGTCCGCACACTCGGCGAGCGCCGCCTCGAAGCCGGCACGCGAATGAGTGGATTCGCGCCAGCGGGGAACGGCCCGATCGAGCAGCCTCACCCGATCGTCGGACAGAAGACCGCGGCCCGCCTCCCAGCGGCGTTTCGCGAGCCACCGCGCGAGGCGCACGTCGGCCGGATCGGGCGATCCGGCCGACGGCAGGGCGCCGTCTCGGCGGCGCACCGCAGCCGCGAGCTCACCCACGGTCTGCGCGAACCGCGACGCCGTCGCAGCACTGCGCGGGGTGTCCTTCCGGTGCGCCGTCATCCATCCGCCCCCGGGTCGCTGAGAGATTCGCGGGGGTACGGGGCGCTGGGACGCCCCGCACCGACGGACGGTCGCTGCTTGGGGCCGCGGCATCGTCCGTGGCGGCACCTTCCGATGCCGCCTTCCCGCCGGCCGACGTCGGAACAACGGCCTCATCCATGAGAGTGATGTGTCCGCAGATCATGACGCGAAACCGTCGGATTCCGCGCTCTACGTCGAACGACGGCCGAGCTGGGTCTACGGCGCCGCTGCCGGGGGGTGGACCGTAGAATGAAGGCATCATGACCTCGCCGTCCGCCACTCCCACGCTGATCGCGCCCTCGGACGCCGCCGTCGCCGCTGACGGTCGCGTGCGCACCTATGAGGTGCGCACCTTCGGCTGCCAGATGAACGTCCACGACTCCGAGCGCCTCTCCGGCTCGCTCGAGTCCGCCGGCTACGTACGCGCCGCCGCCGGCGACGAAGCCGACGTGGTCGTCATCAACACCTGCGCCGTGCGCGACAACGCGGCCGGCAAGCTCTACGGCACGCTCGGGCATCTGAAGAGCCGCAAGGACAAGCACGAGGGTATGCAGATCGCCGTGGGCGGCTGCATGGCGCAGATGGACAAGGATGCCGTGCAGGCGAAGGCGCCGTGGGTCGACGTCGTCTTCGGCACGCACAACATGGGATCGTTGCCGAGTCTGCTCGAGCGGGCCCGCCACAACGGCGACGCCGAGCTGGAGATTCTCGAATCCCTCGAGGTGTTCCCCTCGACGCTCCCGACCAAGCGCGACTCGGTCTACAGCGGATGGGTGTCGATCTCGGTCGGCTGCAACAACACCTGCACGTTCTGCATCGTCCCGCATCTGCGCGGCAAGGAGAAGGACCGCCGCCCCGGCGACATCCTGAACGAGATCCGCCTGCTCGTCGACGACGGGGCGATCGAGGTGACCCTGCTCGGCCAGAACGTCAACAGCTACGGGGTCGAATTCGGCGACCGCCAGGCCTTCGGCAAGCTGCTGCGCGCGGCGGGGGAGATCCCCGGGCTCGA
This genomic interval carries:
- a CDS encoding helicase associated domain-containing protein gives rise to the protein MTAHRKDTPRSAATASRFAQTVGELAAAVRRRDGALPSAGSPDPADVRLARWLAKRRWEAGRGLLSDDRVRLLDRAVPRWRESTHSRAGFEAALAECADWLRSRGHLPRSAGGGPTETRLGRWIVARRYDAGIGRLSLGHAERLDADLDGWRVASAPSRR